The following are encoded together in the Thermomonas brevis genome:
- a CDS encoding PilN domain-containing protein — translation MSAASALRRAWPGSGLRGFLAWWGAGLAAWLPARTRKALATGNDRLLLRADGGELRLRHQRGDELRELAVLPLPLPADTDPLTGVLRDRAAALPRWLLLPASLGLRRPLLLPAAARERLREVLGFEIERQTPFAAADVLFDGRIVRAREDGQLQVELVVVPRRQFEAAAAPLGGLAAKLAGVDLADADGRALGVNLLPPAQRQARRNPWRRWNVVLALAALLALTAGMTQLLDNRKAAAAALQAGMAAREPQARAISARRQRVLDAVEGAAYLRAQRSGRPPTVEVMDALAQRLPDGTYLERLAIDGDQMTLIGLSSQAAALVGKLEGAPQWRAPALSGALQQDPRARMDRFTLVAKLATAQPAAASAAKAAP, via the coding sequence GTGAGTGCTGCCTCCGCATTGCGCCGGGCCTGGCCCGGCTCCGGACTGCGCGGATTCCTGGCCTGGTGGGGCGCGGGGCTGGCCGCGTGGCTGCCGGCGCGCACACGCAAGGCGCTGGCCACCGGCAACGACCGCTTGCTGCTGCGCGCCGACGGCGGCGAACTGCGCCTGCGCCACCAGCGCGGCGACGAACTGCGCGAACTGGCCGTGCTGCCCCTGCCGCTGCCGGCGGACACCGATCCGCTGACCGGCGTCCTGCGCGACCGCGCTGCCGCGCTGCCGCGCTGGCTGCTGCTGCCGGCGTCGCTGGGCCTGCGCCGTCCGCTGCTGCTGCCGGCCGCGGCGCGCGAGCGGCTGCGCGAGGTGCTGGGGTTCGAGATCGAGCGGCAGACGCCGTTTGCGGCCGCCGACGTGCTGTTCGACGGACGCATCGTGCGGGCGCGCGAGGACGGGCAATTGCAGGTCGAGCTGGTGGTGGTGCCGCGCCGGCAATTCGAGGCCGCCGCCGCGCCGCTGGGCGGGCTGGCGGCGAAGCTGGCCGGCGTCGATCTGGCCGATGCCGACGGCCGCGCGCTCGGCGTCAACCTGCTGCCACCGGCGCAGCGGCAGGCGCGGCGCAATCCCTGGCGGCGCTGGAACGTGGTGCTGGCCTTGGCCGCGCTGCTGGCGCTGACGGCCGGGATGACGCAGCTGCTGGACAACCGCAAGGCCGCCGCCGCCGCGTTGCAGGCCGGGATGGCCGCGCGGGAGCCGCAGGCGCGCGCGATCTCCGCCCGGCGCCAGCGCGTGCTGGACGCGGTGGAAGGCGCGGCCTACCTGCGCGCGCAGCGCAGCGGCCGCCCGCCCACGGTGGAGGTGATGGACGCGCTGGCGCAGCGCCTGCCGGACGGCACCTATCTCGAACGGCTCGCCATCGACGGCGACCAGATGACCCTGATCGGCCTGTCCAGCCAGGCGGCGGCGCTGGTCGGCAAGCTGGAAGGCGCGCCGCAGTGGCGCGCGCCGGCGCTGAGCGGCGCGCTGCAGCAGGATCCGCGCGCGCGCATGGACCGCTTCACCCTGGTCGCCAAGCTGGCGACCGCGCAGCCGGCCGCGGCATCGGCCGCGAAGGCCGCACCGTGA
- the gspM gene encoding type II secretion system protein GspM, translating to MIRAERDRWLALALLLAVLGLLYLLVLHPLFVAPLRETDAHIRELQERDARLRGLLAQRPQVEQRLAALDAQGGAGFLAEPTAELAAAALIQQLERVVGDASAGSRGCAIVNRTPLGDDAQGGRYRKVTVQVRLRCGNAETLAVLHALESARPWLFVDALNITAQRYFAVPGSAQPQEGGLDVGFNLSGYLRPAAGGAP from the coding sequence GTGATCCGCGCCGAACGCGACCGCTGGCTGGCGCTGGCCCTGCTGCTCGCGGTGCTGGGGCTGCTGTACCTGCTGGTGCTGCATCCGCTGTTCGTGGCGCCGCTGCGCGAGACCGACGCGCATATCCGCGAATTGCAGGAGCGCGACGCCCGCCTGCGCGGCCTGCTGGCGCAGCGCCCGCAGGTCGAACAGCGGCTGGCGGCGCTGGACGCGCAGGGCGGTGCCGGCTTCCTCGCCGAACCGACCGCCGAACTGGCCGCCGCCGCCCTGATCCAGCAGCTGGAACGGGTGGTGGGCGACGCCAGCGCCGGCAGCCGCGGCTGCGCCATCGTCAACCGTACGCCGCTGGGCGACGACGCGCAGGGCGGGCGCTACCGCAAGGTCACCGTGCAGGTGCGGCTGCGCTGCGGCAACGCGGAGACGCTGGCGGTGCTGCACGCGCTGGAATCGGCGCGGCCGTGGCTGTTCGTCGATGCGTTGAACATCACCGCGCAGCGCTATTTCGCGGTGCCCGGCAGCGCGCAGCCGCAGGAAGGCGGGCTGGACGTGGGCTTCAACCTGTCCGGCTACCTGCGCCCGGCGGCGGGAGGCGCGCCATGA
- a CDS encoding general secretion pathway protein GspN, whose protein sequence is MSAERGPWQRLAQAGPLTWTLAAACGWALLLWLAALLGLGSRLGQTQASAALALPTPVPAGQERIGPLGQYAEAAARPLFTADRRPRAFVAIGPDDGGNGANSASLDFQLTGVLISPQVRLAILLPAAGGEPQRVREGGVPEGATGWRLVEVQPRKAVFDGPGGQTTLELRTFGVAGAPPIAMRGADTQMDAAAPSAVPPPPPPPAAEPAQPPDEARRIEDIRRRIEARRAQMRQQSQNQNAGDGGARLRPLSGPAR, encoded by the coding sequence ATGAGCGCCGAACGCGGCCCCTGGCAGCGGCTGGCGCAGGCCGGCCCGCTGACCTGGACGCTGGCGGCGGCCTGCGGCTGGGCGCTGCTGCTGTGGCTGGCCGCGCTGCTGGGGCTGGGGTCGCGCCTCGGGCAGACCCAGGCGTCGGCCGCGCTGGCGTTGCCGACGCCGGTGCCGGCGGGGCAGGAGCGGATCGGCCCGCTGGGCCAGTACGCCGAAGCCGCCGCGCGCCCGCTGTTCACCGCCGATCGCCGGCCGCGCGCGTTCGTGGCGATCGGTCCCGACGACGGCGGCAACGGCGCGAACAGCGCCTCGCTGGATTTCCAGCTGACCGGGGTGCTGATCAGCCCGCAGGTGCGGCTGGCGATCCTGCTGCCCGCCGCCGGCGGCGAACCGCAGCGGGTGCGCGAAGGCGGCGTGCCGGAAGGCGCGACCGGCTGGCGGCTGGTCGAGGTGCAGCCGCGCAAGGCCGTGTTCGACGGGCCGGGCGGGCAGACCACGCTGGAGCTGCGTACGTTCGGCGTCGCGGGCGCGCCGCCGATCGCGATGCGCGGCGCGGACACGCAGATGGATGCCGCGGCGCCGTCCGCGGTGCCGCCACCGCCGCCGCCGCCCGCGGCGGAACCCGCGCAGCCGCCGGACGAAGCGCGCCGCATCGAGGACATCCGCCGCCGCATCGAGGCGCGTCGCGCGCAGATGCGGCAACAGTCCCAGAACCAGAACGCCGGCGACGGCGGCGCGCGCCTGCGCCCGCTGTCCGGGCCCGCCAGATGA